A genomic stretch from Pontibacter liquoris includes:
- a CDS encoding TIGR00730 family Rossman fold protein has protein sequence MKSIGVFCGANTGVNEVYSQFAAQLGEMMAAQRVKLVYGGGNVGLMGVIADAVLAGGGEAIGVIPQSLVDREVAHRGVQELVVVETMHERKAIMAARSDAFVAMPGGFGTFDEICEIITWNQLGIIRKPVAFFNINGYYDRFFDMIDHTVSEGFVKKDQRNNIIVESDPAILLEKLRAYSDATSDYWIDFKRI, from the coding sequence ATGAAAAGTATAGGTGTTTTTTGTGGCGCAAATACAGGTGTGAATGAAGTATACAGCCAGTTTGCCGCGCAACTCGGGGAGATGATGGCTGCCCAGCGGGTGAAGTTGGTATATGGTGGCGGCAACGTAGGCCTGATGGGCGTGATTGCCGATGCCGTGCTGGCAGGCGGTGGCGAAGCCATTGGTGTTATTCCGCAGAGCCTGGTAGACCGCGAGGTGGCCCACAGAGGAGTGCAGGAACTGGTGGTGGTGGAAACCATGCACGAGCGCAAAGCCATTATGGCGGCCCGCTCCGACGCGTTTGTGGCCATGCCCGGTGGTTTCGGTACCTTCGATGAGATTTGCGAGATCATTACCTGGAATCAGTTGGGCATCATCCGAAAGCCTGTTGCCTTTTTCAACATCAACGGCTACTACGACCGATTCTTTGATATGATCGACCACACGGTAAGCGAAGGGTTTGTAAAGAAAGATCAGCGGAACAACATTATCGTGGAAAGTGATCCGGCTATACTGCTGGAGAAACTCAGAGCCTATTCCGACGCTACCTCCGATTACTGGATCGACTTCAAACGGATCTAA
- a CDS encoding PstS family phosphate ABC transporter substrate-binding protein, with product MKINALNIFAALGLVTLMACNRSGEIADTPTSGHITVSADESFKPIIESQVNTFEGIYKYAQIDPSYKSEGAVFDDLTKDSTRIAVVARELTPQEKAIFDKRKIIPRITKIAIDAVALIVNNDNPDSLLTLDQVKAIFSGKVKSWQELNKASSLKDITIVFDNNNSSTSRYVRDSLAADHKLPSNTFASNSHEALIDYVSQNKNALGVIGVNWISDLDDSTAVGFLDKVKVMGISKEPNPTSTESYYQPYQAYIAQGTYPLLRFIYIISTEGRAGLGTGFASFVAGDKGQRIFLKSGLVPATMPIRVIGLSN from the coding sequence ATGAAGATTAATGCGCTCAATATTTTTGCGGCCTTAGGCCTGGTAACGCTCATGGCTTGTAACCGATCCGGCGAGATAGCGGATACGCCTACTTCAGGCCATATTACGGTAAGCGCGGATGAGTCCTTTAAGCCCATAATCGAAAGCCAGGTCAATACCTTTGAAGGCATTTATAAGTATGCGCAAATAGATCCTTCTTATAAATCCGAAGGCGCTGTGTTTGATGATCTGACAAAAGACAGCACTAGGATTGCCGTAGTAGCACGGGAACTGACGCCCCAGGAAAAGGCCATTTTTGATAAGCGCAAAATAATACCGCGGATTACCAAAATTGCGATTGATGCTGTGGCTCTGATTGTGAATAACGATAACCCGGATTCTCTTCTGACGCTTGACCAGGTAAAAGCGATCTTCAGCGGAAAAGTTAAAAGCTGGCAGGAACTGAACAAAGCAAGCAGCTTAAAAGATATCACCATCGTATTCGACAATAATAACTCTAGCACCAGTCGTTACGTAAGGGATTCATTAGCGGCGGACCATAAATTGCCGTCCAATACCTTTGCCTCTAACTCGCATGAAGCCCTGATAGATTACGTATCGCAAAATAAGAATGCGTTGGGAGTGATCGGCGTAAACTGGATCAGTGACCTGGACGACTCCACCGCTGTCGGTTTCCTGGACAAGGTAAAAGTAATGGGTATCAGCAAAGAGCCCAACCCTACCTCAACAGAGAGCTATTACCAACCCTACCAGGCTTATATTGCCCAGGGCACTTATCCCCTGCTGCGTTTTATCTATATCATTAGTACAGAGGGCCGTGCAGGACTTGGCACAGGTTTTGCATCCTTTGTTGCAGGAGACAAAGGACAACGTATATTTTTAAAATCTGGTCTGGTACCGGCAACAATGCCCATACGCGTGATCGGATTGAGTAACTAA
- a CDS encoding ExbD/TolR family protein, which produces MPKVKVKRNNPSLDMTPMVDLGFLLVTFFMLTATMTPDKAVIVDTPSSVSQLKIPDSNVITITIDKDNRVFFGVDGQNTKAAVLDKIAGKYGVGFNEEEKKTFSLLSEFGVPVAQLKQYLDMSSKQRKDYDKRAPGIPIDSVGNELGDWVLQTRLTNPKVIIAIKGDVDVNYETVQKVIETLQDKKVNRFNLITDMEAKPKNL; this is translated from the coding sequence ATGCCTAAAGTAAAAGTAAAAAGAAACAACCCTTCGTTGGACATGACGCCAATGGTGGACTTGGGCTTCTTGCTAGTTACTTTCTTTATGCTGACTGCTACCATGACGCCAGACAAGGCGGTTATCGTTGATACCCCTTCGTCTGTATCACAGTTAAAAATTCCGGATTCCAATGTGATCACGATCACCATTGACAAAGACAACCGGGTATTTTTCGGAGTAGATGGGCAGAATACGAAAGCAGCAGTACTAGACAAGATAGCGGGCAAGTACGGCGTTGGTTTTAACGAAGAGGAGAAAAAGACTTTCTCTCTGCTAAGTGAGTTCGGCGTACCGGTGGCGCAGTTAAAGCAATACTTAGACATGTCGTCTAAGCAGCGTAAAGACTATGACAAAAGAGCCCCTGGTATTCCAATCGACTCGGTTGGCAATGAGCTGGGAGACTGGGTACTACAGACGCGTCTTACTAATCCGAAGGTAATTATTGCCATCAAAGGAGACGTAGACGTCAATTATGAGACTGTACAGAAGGTTATTGAAACGCTTCAGGATAAGAAGGTAAACAGGTTTAACCTGATTACCGACATGGAAGCCAAACCAAAGAACCTCTAA
- a CDS encoding energy transducer TonB translates to MEKSYLFSTTFNNVVFKGRNKAYGAYELRMKYGRNLTLAAILATATFSGALVAPLLQEKLFGKAVPYEKPVYDIYEPFVLELPPAPPAAKPKEAAQPVAQPKAPVKTKAYATTKVIPDNAPDPVKQLATQDDLKNANIGTADIEGIAPEVPSITLPDAPPAELGTTAPAKPDEPYVSVEKMPEFAGGEKALFKFLSQNITYPVRARQANVEGLVIVTFVVAVTGEIQDVTVLKGLGYGTEEEAVRVIRKMPSWSPGRQNGRAVPVRYTLPIRFNMQ, encoded by the coding sequence ATGGAAAAGAGCTACTTATTCAGCACCACCTTTAATAATGTGGTGTTTAAAGGCCGCAACAAAGCTTACGGCGCTTATGAGTTACGCATGAAGTATGGTAGAAACCTGACGTTGGCCGCCATACTTGCAACCGCTACTTTTTCAGGTGCCCTGGTCGCGCCGCTGCTCCAGGAGAAGCTGTTTGGGAAGGCCGTACCTTATGAAAAGCCAGTTTATGATATTTATGAACCTTTCGTACTGGAGTTACCTCCTGCCCCACCGGCAGCAAAGCCCAAAGAAGCCGCGCAGCCCGTGGCGCAACCCAAAGCCCCGGTTAAAACCAAAGCTTATGCTACTACAAAGGTAATTCCGGACAATGCACCCGACCCGGTAAAACAGCTAGCCACGCAGGATGATCTGAAAAATGCGAATATCGGCACTGCGGATATAGAAGGAATAGCACCGGAGGTGCCAAGTATAACGCTTCCTGATGCGCCACCTGCCGAGCTGGGAACAACTGCACCTGCAAAGCCAGACGAGCCGTATGTAAGTGTAGAAAAAATGCCCGAGTTTGCCGGTGGCGAAAAAGCGCTGTTTAAATTTTTGAGCCAGAATATTACGTACCCAGTCCGGGCCAGGCAAGCTAATGTGGAAGGACTGGTGATTGTTACGTTTGTAGTAGCCGTAACCGGTGAGATACAGGATGTGACGGTTTTAAAAGGCCTCGGATATGGCACGGAAGAAGAAGCGGTAAGAGTTATCCGGAAAATGCCCTCCTGGAGCCCTGGCCGCCAAAACGGGCGGGCCGTACCGGTGCGCTATACCTTACCTATCAGGTTTAATATGCAGTAA
- a CDS encoding ExbD/TolR family protein, translating to MSTKIDMTPMVDLAFLLLTFFMLTTTFAKPQTMEINMPVKPDKEEEQIELKASNAMTIILAKDDKIFYYYGLGNPADNPEVVESDYSSNGIRKVLTSPKIKGNDKMTIMIKPMADSRYKNVVDILDELKITDTKKFALVEITDNDKQLVQNKIGQ from the coding sequence ATGTCTACCAAAATCGACATGACGCCGATGGTAGACCTTGCCTTCCTTCTATTGACCTTCTTTATGCTTACAACCACATTTGCAAAGCCACAGACCATGGAAATTAACATGCCTGTGAAACCTGACAAGGAAGAAGAGCAAATTGAATTGAAAGCCAGTAACGCGATGACAATTATCCTGGCAAAGGATGATAAGATCTTTTACTACTACGGCCTTGGCAACCCTGCCGATAACCCGGAAGTAGTAGAGTCTGATTATTCCTCAAATGGTATTCGTAAAGTGCTTACATCTCCAAAGATTAAAGGCAACGATAAGATGACCATTATGATCAAGCCAATGGCTGATTCGCGCTACAAGAACGTAGTAGACATTCTGGATGAACTGAAAATCACAGATACCAAGAAGTTTGCCCTTGTTGAAATTACCGACAACGACAAGCAATTGGTACAGAACAAAATCGGACAATAA
- a CDS encoding energy transducer TonB encodes MDASKLANASLDDIVFDGRNKAYGAYLLRRIYNSHIIKAAIIATLLFFLFISIPLIRKMIVGDEKEEVVERIVTEVDLAPPPPLEEQAPPPPPPPDLPPPPPPVRSTVKYTPPVVKRDEEVRTEEEVPDVEKLEEIDAGVKTVEGDKNAPPDLGDIDGTSDVVAEVVEEKPYTYVEQMPTFPGGETEMLKYLAKNIRYPAAAQRAGVEGLVVLSFVVGKTGEISEIQVIKNLGAGTDEEAMRVVKSMPKWTPGKQNGRAVPVRYTLPVRFTIK; translated from the coding sequence ATGGACGCAAGTAAGTTAGCAAACGCATCGCTTGACGATATCGTCTTTGACGGACGGAACAAAGCATACGGCGCCTACCTACTTCGCCGGATTTACAACTCGCATATCATTAAGGCCGCAATTATTGCTACCCTTTTGTTTTTCCTTTTTATCAGCATTCCGCTGATCCGAAAAATGATCGTAGGCGATGAGAAGGAAGAAGTGGTTGAACGAATTGTAACCGAAGTAGACCTGGCACCACCACCACCGCTTGAAGAACAAGCGCCACCGCCGCCACCGCCGCCTGATCTGCCACCACCACCGCCACCCGTGCGCTCTACTGTAAAGTATACCCCGCCGGTTGTTAAGCGTGACGAGGAGGTTAGAACAGAAGAAGAAGTTCCGGACGTTGAAAAGCTGGAAGAAATAGACGCCGGTGTTAAAACTGTGGAAGGCGATAAGAACGCACCACCTGACCTTGGCGATATTGACGGAACAAGCGACGTAGTAGCCGAAGTAGTAGAAGAAAAGCCTTACACATACGTAGAGCAGATGCCGACTTTCCCTGGTGGTGAGACGGAAATGCTGAAGTACCTGGCCAAAAACATTCGCTACCCAGCCGCTGCACAGCGTGCCGGCGTGGAAGGTCTGGTAGTTTTATCGTTCGTAGTAGGTAAAACAGGCGAGATCTCCGAGATCCAGGTTATCAAAAACCTGGGAGCTGGTACCGACGAAGAAGCAATGCGCGTTGTAAAATCAATGCCAAAGTGGACGCCCGGTAAGCAAAACGGTAGAGCTGTACCTGTACGCTATACTTTACCAGTTCGCTTCACGATTAAGTAA
- a CDS encoding cysteine desulfurase family protein has translation MRVYLDNAATTPLDKEVFDAMAPFMLEHFGNPSSIHSHGREVRAAIEKARRTVATLLNTSPAEVFFTSGGTEADNAAILCTCRTLGIRHAITTQLEHHAVLHTMELLEKQDGVQVSYLRHDERGNLDLAHLEELLSSQPQTLVSIMHANNEIGNLNNIEAIGALCKKYNAIFHSDTVQTMGHYKHDLQQLGANFIVGSAHKFHGPKGVGFLYCDANVKIQPLIQGGAQERNMRGGTENVYGIIGLAKALEIAYRDMEEHTRYIQGLKDRMIYQLKEQLEDVHFNGMSATADKSLYTVLNVSLPASDINEMLLFSLDINKISASGGSACSSGANTGSHVLRALDVDPTRGSVRFSFSKYNTPEEIDFAAETLAKLYKKVSA, from the coding sequence ATGCGTGTTTATTTAGATAATGCTGCCACTACGCCTCTGGACAAAGAGGTTTTTGATGCCATGGCTCCTTTTATGCTGGAGCACTTCGGTAACCCCTCTTCCATTCACTCTCATGGGCGCGAAGTAAGGGCGGCTATTGAAAAAGCGCGCCGTACCGTGGCGACCCTTTTAAATACCTCGCCTGCCGAGGTCTTTTTTACCTCGGGCGGAACAGAGGCTGATAATGCGGCCATCCTTTGCACCTGCCGTACCCTGGGCATCAGACACGCCATTACCACCCAACTGGAGCACCATGCGGTGCTGCATACCATGGAACTGTTGGAGAAGCAGGACGGCGTGCAGGTAAGTTACCTGCGCCATGATGAGCGTGGCAACCTGGACCTGGCGCACCTGGAAGAACTGCTAAGCAGCCAGCCGCAGACGCTAGTTTCGATCATGCACGCCAACAACGAGATCGGCAACCTGAACAACATCGAGGCGATCGGGGCGCTGTGTAAGAAGTATAACGCCATTTTCCATTCGGATACGGTGCAGACCATGGGCCATTACAAACACGACCTGCAGCAGCTGGGCGCTAACTTTATCGTGGGTTCGGCACATAAATTTCATGGCCCCAAAGGCGTTGGCTTTTTATATTGCGATGCCAACGTTAAAATTCAGCCCCTGATCCAGGGTGGAGCGCAGGAGCGCAACATGCGGGGCGGCACCGAGAACGTTTATGGCATTATCGGGCTGGCCAAAGCGCTGGAAATTGCCTACCGCGATATGGAAGAGCACACCCGCTATATTCAGGGGCTCAAAGACAGGATGATCTATCAATTGAAAGAGCAGCTGGAGGACGTGCACTTCAACGGCATGTCGGCTACAGCCGATAAGAGCCTTTACACGGTGCTTAACGTGAGTCTGCCGGCTTCGGACATTAATGAGATGCTGCTCTTCAGCCTGGATATAAATAAAATTTCGGCTTCGGGAGGCAGTGCCTGCAGCAGTGGCGCCAACACCGGCTCGCATGTGCTGCGTGCCCTTGACGTGGATCCTACGCGCGGCTCTGTGCGCTTTTCGTTCAGCAAGTATAATACGCCCGAAGAAATTGATTTTGCCGCTGAAACACTGGCCAAGCTCTATAAAAAAGTATCGGCCTAG
- the glmM gene encoding phosphoglucosamine mutase: protein MTLIKSISGIRGTIGGKVGEGFTPVDIVKYAAAFGTWVLQTTGNNVLVVGRDARLSGEMVNKLVCATLQGLGVNVIDVGLSTTPTVEMAVVDKKAGGGIILTASHNPKQWNALKLLNQHGEFISDEEGKQVLEIADQESFAFAQVTELGKYKQSENAIKKHIKAILELPLVDKAAIKARNYSVAIDCVNSTGGIAVPMLLEALGVTKIEKLYCEPDGNFAHNPEPLPENLREISKVIEKGKFDLGIVVDPDVDRLALINEDGSMFGEEYTLVAVADYVLQHKVGNTVSNLSSTRALRDVTEKAGGEYNAAAVGEVNVVNKMKETNAVIGGEGNGGIIYPELHYGRDALVGIALFLSHLAKSGNSMTRLRATYPSYYISKNKIELTPEVNVDEVLRQMQERYAKQPINTIDGVKIEFDKEWVHLRKSNTEPIIRIYAESDSNATAEHLANKIIADIKEIISVKA from the coding sequence GTGACTCTAATAAAATCAATTTCAGGAATACGAGGAACAATAGGCGGCAAGGTGGGAGAGGGTTTCACGCCTGTCGATATTGTGAAATATGCCGCGGCCTTTGGCACCTGGGTGCTGCAGACAACCGGCAACAATGTGTTGGTAGTAGGCCGCGATGCCCGCCTCTCCGGCGAAATGGTAAACAAGCTGGTATGTGCTACCCTGCAGGGGTTGGGCGTTAACGTAATTGACGTAGGCCTCTCGACTACCCCGACCGTGGAAATGGCGGTGGTAGATAAAAAAGCCGGCGGCGGCATTATACTTACGGCCAGCCACAACCCCAAGCAATGGAACGCGCTAAAGCTGCTTAACCAGCACGGCGAGTTTATTTCGGATGAAGAGGGCAAACAGGTGCTGGAGATTGCCGATCAGGAAAGCTTTGCTTTTGCGCAGGTAACAGAACTGGGCAAGTATAAGCAGAGCGAAAACGCCATCAAAAAACATATCAAAGCTATTCTGGAACTGCCCCTGGTAGATAAAGCGGCTATCAAAGCCCGCAACTATAGTGTGGCCATCGACTGTGTGAACTCTACCGGAGGAATTGCCGTGCCGATGCTGCTGGAAGCCTTGGGTGTGACCAAAATCGAAAAGCTCTACTGCGAGCCGGACGGCAACTTTGCCCATAACCCCGAGCCGCTGCCCGAGAACCTGCGCGAGATCTCGAAAGTGATCGAAAAAGGCAAGTTTGACCTGGGCATTGTAGTGGATCCGGATGTGGACCGTTTGGCACTGATAAATGAAGATGGCAGCATGTTCGGCGAAGAATATACGCTGGTAGCCGTAGCGGATTATGTGCTGCAGCATAAAGTGGGCAACACCGTTTCGAACCTGTCTTCTACCCGTGCGCTGCGCGACGTGACTGAGAAGGCTGGAGGCGAATACAATGCCGCTGCCGTAGGCGAGGTGAACGTGGTAAACAAAATGAAGGAAACCAACGCGGTGATAGGCGGCGAGGGCAACGGGGGTATTATTTACCCTGAACTGCACTATGGCCGCGACGCGCTGGTGGGTATCGCGTTGTTTCTGTCGCACCTGGCTAAATCAGGCAATAGTATGACGCGCCTGCGGGCTACTTACCCGAGCTACTACATCTCTAAAAATAAAATAGAACTGACGCCGGAGGTGAACGTAGACGAGGTGCTGCGCCAGATGCAGGAACGGTATGCCAAGCAGCCGATCAATACCATTGATGGGGTAAAGATAGAGTTTGATAAAGAGTGGGTGCACCTGCGCAAATCAAACACCGAACCTATTATCCGCATCTACGCAGAGTCGGACAGCAATGCCACGGCCGAGCACCTGGCCAATAAAATCATTGCCGATATTAAAGAGATTATCTCTGTTAAAGCATAA
- the mazG gene encoding nucleoside triphosphate pyrophosphohydrolase yields the protein MENNIVFDDSPRGKQLQAFNRLLDVMDDLRAKCPWDRKQTLESLRHLTIEETYELSDAILKNDLPEIKKELGDVMLHLIFYAKIASEQNAFDIADVLNAQCEKLIFRHPHIYGDTKAETEEEVKQNWEKLKLKEGNKSVLGGVPGSLPALVKAMRIQEKARGAGFDWEEKAQVWEKVQEELAEFESEFNQQDTASINKSLAMAEFGDLLFSLINFARFIEINPEEALERTNLKFIARFQYIEQQAAKDGKSLQDMSLKEMDFYWNEAKKL from the coding sequence ATGGAAAACAACATAGTATTTGACGATAGCCCCCGCGGCAAACAGTTGCAGGCATTTAACCGCTTGTTGGATGTGATGGATGATCTGCGCGCCAAATGCCCCTGGGACCGCAAACAAACACTGGAAAGCCTGCGCCACCTAACCATAGAAGAAACCTATGAGCTCTCGGACGCTATTCTTAAAAATGACCTGCCTGAAATAAAAAAAGAATTAGGGGATGTGATGCTGCACCTGATCTTTTATGCCAAGATTGCGTCCGAGCAAAACGCCTTTGATATTGCCGACGTGCTGAATGCCCAATGTGAGAAGCTCATTTTCCGGCACCCGCACATTTACGGCGACACCAAAGCCGAAACAGAAGAAGAAGTAAAGCAAAACTGGGAGAAGCTGAAGCTCAAAGAAGGCAATAAATCTGTATTGGGCGGCGTTCCCGGTTCGTTGCCTGCCCTGGTAAAAGCCATGCGCATTCAGGAAAAGGCCCGCGGAGCCGGTTTCGACTGGGAGGAGAAAGCACAGGTGTGGGAGAAAGTGCAGGAGGAACTGGCCGAATTCGAATCAGAGTTTAACCAGCAAGACACAGCCAGCATAAACAAATCCCTGGCAATGGCCGAGTTTGGCGACCTGCTTTTCTCGCTTATAAATTTCGCCCGCTTTATTGAGATAAACCCGGAAGAGGCCCTTGAACGTACTAACCTCAAGTTTATAGCCCGTTTCCAATACATAGAGCAACAGGCAGCCAAAGACGGCAAGTCATTACAGGACATGAGCCTGAAAGAAATGGACTTCTACTGGAACGAGGCAAAAAAGCTGTAA
- a CDS encoding tetratricopeptide repeat protein produces the protein MTNNWKYIVLMGVALPTTAALAQSGDAGRKAVDLERYQQAKSIYKAQLNNKKQADNAYFALGDIYLRTDKPDSAAYYFNQGISNDSKSYINYVGLGKLALQSGDEAKAQGYFDQATKGKGKKDPYVLTMIGEAYADAPNATEAQVTKGIEYLKQALERDSKNAVANVILGDAYLKIKKGGEAMSAYDRALQLDDKYAVAYLKKGQLFTSSRNFPEAEAAFNKAIEIDPNFAPVYRDLGELYYFAGQYDKALSTFKKYVDMAENTPETRAKYASFLFLTKNYDQTLQEVEQVLQKDPGNVTMNRLRAYSYLELGQPEKALQAMEQYLQTVGPNKMIAQDYEYYGRILSKNNQPDKAVENLQKALQMDPTKVELYQELATSLAKNGKYDQAIDVLNKKREAVEPSNADFYYMGNIYMMAGEDMAKANNTQKANEYFQKADETYANVTKSNPTYAYGFLWRARASASQDPETTQGLAKPYYEEFIKLASAEPDKYKRDLIEANSYLGYYYYLKGDRANAVKYWTSVKTLDPANEQAATALAEINKSNKKKK, from the coding sequence ATGACGAATAACTGGAAGTACATCGTGCTAATGGGGGTAGCTTTGCCTACGACAGCAGCGCTGGCGCAGTCAGGTGATGCAGGCAGAAAAGCCGTTGATTTAGAGCGATACCAACAAGCAAAGTCCATTTATAAAGCGCAGCTGAACAACAAAAAACAAGCTGACAACGCTTATTTTGCTTTGGGTGATATTTATCTGAGAACAGACAAGCCTGATTCAGCCGCTTACTATTTTAACCAGGGTATTTCCAACGACTCTAAATCTTATATCAACTATGTTGGTTTAGGAAAGCTTGCCCTGCAAAGTGGCGATGAGGCGAAAGCGCAAGGCTACTTTGACCAGGCAACCAAAGGCAAGGGCAAAAAAGATCCTTATGTGCTTACCATGATTGGGGAGGCTTATGCGGATGCGCCAAATGCAACAGAAGCACAGGTTACCAAAGGCATCGAATACCTGAAGCAGGCACTGGAGCGTGACAGCAAAAATGCTGTAGCCAATGTTATTCTGGGCGATGCGTACCTGAAGATTAAAAAAGGTGGCGAGGCCATGTCAGCTTATGACAGAGCGCTGCAGCTGGATGATAAGTATGCTGTTGCCTATTTGAAAAAAGGTCAGTTGTTTACCAGCTCCCGTAACTTCCCGGAGGCAGAGGCTGCTTTCAACAAAGCCATTGAGATAGATCCGAACTTTGCTCCGGTTTACCGTGATTTGGGCGAGCTATACTACTTTGCAGGCCAGTACGACAAAGCCCTCTCTACTTTCAAGAAGTATGTGGACATGGCTGAGAATACGCCGGAGACCAGAGCGAAGTATGCTTCCTTCCTGTTCCTGACCAAAAATTATGATCAGACCTTGCAGGAAGTAGAGCAGGTGTTACAGAAAGACCCAGGCAACGTAACCATGAACCGTCTGCGTGCTTATTCATACCTGGAGCTGGGACAACCTGAGAAAGCGCTGCAAGCCATGGAGCAGTACCTGCAGACCGTTGGCCCGAACAAGATGATCGCTCAGGACTATGAGTACTATGGCAGAATCCTGTCTAAGAACAACCAGCCTGACAAAGCTGTTGAAAACCTGCAGAAAGCCCTGCAGATGGACCCAACTAAAGTAGAGCTGTACCAGGAGCTGGCCACTTCCTTAGCCAAGAATGGCAAGTATGACCAGGCGATTGATGTGCTTAACAAAAAGCGTGAAGCGGTTGAGCCATCTAATGCTGACTTCTACTACATGGGTAACATCTATATGATGGCCGGTGAGGATATGGCGAAAGCCAACAATACGCAGAAAGCGAACGAGTACTTCCAGAAGGCCGACGAGACGTATGCGAACGTTACTAAGAGTAACCCGACGTACGCTTACGGTTTCCTTTGGAGAGCACGTGCCAGCGCCAGCCAGGACCCTGAAACTACGCAAGGCTTGGCTAAGCCATACTACGAGGAGTTTATTAAACTTGCCTCTGCTGAGCCCGACAAGTATAAGCGTGACCTGATTGAGGCGAACTCTTACTTAGGTTACTATTATTACCTGAAAGGCGACAGAGCCAACGCGGTTAAGTACTGGACGTCCGTAAAGACGCTGGACCCTGCCAACGAGCAGGCAGCTACTGCACTCGCTGAAATCAATAAGTCTAATAAGAAAAAGAAGTAA
- a CDS encoding MotA/TolQ/ExbB proton channel family protein: MEKKTAVVSKNANVEAKSGTAGSLFATIVIPLAVIACVLIYIFVLGNPNNFEGGSNEGHPLPGNYLGIVYKGGFVVPILMALVLMVFIFSIERVLTISKAKGTKSVTAFVRTISAKLNQRDINGALAACDAQKGSVANVVKSGLLKYKEMQNEPELLKAEKVAAIQKEIEESTSLELPMLEKNLVVISTIASISTLTGLIGTVLGMIKAFAALATSGNPDATALSNGISEALINTAIGITGSALAIIAYNYFTSKIDELTYSIDEAGFSIISTFAAQHDAAPVRQQTV, translated from the coding sequence ATGGAAAAAAAGACTGCAGTAGTAAGCAAAAATGCTAATGTAGAAGCAAAGAGCGGCACTGCTGGCTCCTTATTTGCCACTATCGTAATTCCACTGGCGGTAATTGCGTGTGTCTTGATTTATATCTTTGTTCTGGGTAACCCCAACAACTTTGAAGGCGGTAGCAATGAAGGCCACCCGCTGCCAGGCAACTACCTGGGCATTGTATATAAAGGAGGATTTGTGGTGCCAATTCTGATGGCGCTTGTACTTATGGTGTTTATCTTCTCTATCGAGCGTGTGCTGACGATCAGCAAAGCAAAAGGTACTAAGAGCGTAACAGCGTTCGTACGTACAATCTCTGCTAAACTGAACCAGCGTGACATCAACGGCGCTCTGGCTGCCTGCGACGCACAAAAAGGTTCTGTTGCAAACGTGGTAAAGTCTGGTCTGCTGAAGTACAAAGAAATGCAGAACGAGCCTGAGCTGCTGAAAGCTGAGAAAGTTGCTGCTATCCAGAAAGAAATCGAAGAATCTACTTCTTTGGAGCTTCCAATGCTGGAGAAAAACCTGGTTGTTATCTCTACTATCGCTTCTATCTCTACCCTGACAGGTTTGATCGGTACGGTACTTGGTATGATCAAAGCGTTTGCGGCCCTTGCAACATCAGGTAACCCAGATGCAACAGCGCTTTCTAACGGTATCTCTGAGGCCTTGATCAACACAGCGATCGGTATTACAGGTTCTGCACTTGCCATTATTGCTTACAACTACTTCACAAGCAAGATTGACGAGTTGACCTACAGCATCGACGAAGCTGGTTTCAGCATCATCTCTACCTTTGCAGCACAGCACGATGCCGCTCCGGTAAGACAACAAACTGTATAA